A part of Prolixibacteraceae bacterium genomic DNA contains:
- a CDS encoding IS3 family transposase, translated as MNQYIYWYNNDRVHSALDYKTPVEKEMELRNINLKSIA; from the coding sequence ATTAATCAATATATCTATTGGTATAACAATGATAGGGTGCATTCAGCTTTGGACTATAAGACTCCAGTTGAGAAGGAGATGGAATTAAGAAATATAAACTTGAAAAGTATAGCTTAA
- a CDS encoding integrase core domain-containing protein, translated as MSRKGNCWDNAVAESFFKSIKYECLNHIKSDNMRQLR; from the coding sequence ATGAGTCGAAAGGGTAACTGTTGGGACAATGCTGTAGCAGAAAGTTTCTTTAAATCGATCAAATATGAATGCTTAAATCATATTAAATCTGACAATATGAGACAGCTACGTTAA
- a CDS encoding IS3 family transposase: protein MCELLRISRKSFYQWMNKDSSSKHPSIQRTLTIKEEIQRIYDQSKGRYGSCRICIVLRRSGIYLSRSYVARLMNRMELKSILKKNFKATTDSRQSTVMQSRA from the coding sequence ATGTGTGAACTTCTTCGTATTAGTAGGAAGTCTTTTTATCAGTGGATGAATAAAGATTCTAGTTCAAAGCATCCATCTATTCAAAGGACATTGACCATAAAAGAAGAAATACAAAGGATTTATGATCAAAGCAAAGGCAGGTATGGAAGTTGTCGAATTTGCATAGTATTGAGACGTTCTGGCATCTATTTGTCAAGGAGTTATGTCGCACGTCTTATGAATAGAATGGAATTAAAAAGTATCTTAAAAAAGAATTTTAAAGCAACAACAGACTCAAGGCAAAGCACTGTGATGCAAAGCAGAGCATGA
- a CDS encoding transposase, whose protein sequence is MKYDIEFKEMVVSLVRSGQSVTKVAKDYKVSPITLRSWLKKAASIEGLEGKKTLTAEEQEIKRLKKALKNAELERDILKKAVSIFSKKD, encoded by the coding sequence ATGAAATATGATATTGAATTTAAAGAGATGGTTGTATCCTTAGTGCGATCAGGTCAAAGCGTTACCAAAGTAGCGAAAGATTATAAGGTAAGTCCTATAACGCTTAGAAGCTGGTTAAAGAAAGCCGCTAGTATTGAAGGTTTAGAAGGAAAAAAAACGCTTACTGCAGAAGAGCAAGAGATAAAACGTCTAAAGAAGGCATTAAAAAATGCAGAATTAGAGCGTGATATCTTAAAAAAAGCGGTGAGCATTTTCTCCAAGAAAGACTGA
- a CDS encoding head-tail connector protein, with translation MGERGVTLSELKRQLNVEEDYTEDDLLLETFLGTAVEAIENMINGHIQHKENNSRN, from the coding sequence ATTGGGGAAAGAGGGGTAACACTATCCGAATTAAAGCGACAATTAAATGTTGAGGAAGATTATACAGAAGATGATCTATTGCTGGAGACGTTTTTGGGAACGGCTGTTGAGGCCATTGAGAATATGATTAATGGTCATATTCAACATAAAGAGAATAATTCAAGAAATTGA